From Sinorhizobium sp. RAC02, a single genomic window includes:
- a CDS encoding glutamine synthetase family protein: MTLDAYIADPESRFATVAMTDTNGLLRGQMVSVRSLAGIARSGMGMSPVTFALDPTDVVLNIPGVSDDTSDFHDDPLVLDPSTVRRLPWSKPGHDLLVLSNYGGATAELCPRSLLKRVLARAGEAGYAPRYGMELEYTLFDETPESAREKGYRNLKTATLHKSHDLVLYQVQQTEWYEALAEICEPLKIDLAKMHEEIGGGFLEACIAAGTGLEPADQLVLLKNFVRALAQRQGKCVTFMPRWTETADSQSIHLHVSLIDGEGRKVFHDPAGKNGMSQTFRHFIGGLQRYIGDMTLIFQPTVNSYRRFAPGTFAPPGLTWGFENRTTCFRVVGHDAGSLRVENRLPGADTNPYLTVAATVAAGVAGIMEGIEPEPEVIGNGYVQAGEGPDFARSMPEAIGRLRTSAFAKDWLGERFVEAFAASRQSQHDEFCKKVPDVELQRFFDLG, from the coding sequence ATGACCCTCGACGCCTACATCGCCGACCCGGAAAGCCGCTTCGCCACCGTTGCGATGACCGATACGAACGGCCTGCTTCGCGGCCAGATGGTGTCGGTCCGCTCGCTGGCCGGTATAGCGCGCAGCGGCATGGGCATGTCTCCCGTCACGTTCGCGCTCGATCCGACCGATGTCGTCCTCAATATTCCCGGCGTCTCGGATGACACATCGGATTTCCACGACGATCCGCTGGTGCTGGACCCCTCCACCGTGCGCCGCCTGCCCTGGTCCAAGCCCGGCCACGACCTGCTGGTACTGTCCAACTATGGCGGTGCGACTGCAGAACTTTGCCCGCGCTCGCTGCTGAAGCGCGTGCTGGCCCGCGCCGGGGAGGCGGGCTATGCGCCGCGTTACGGCATGGAGCTGGAATACACGCTGTTCGACGAGACGCCGGAAAGCGCGCGTGAAAAGGGCTATCGCAATCTCAAGACGGCGACGCTGCACAAGAGCCATGACCTCGTGCTCTACCAGGTGCAGCAGACGGAATGGTACGAGGCGCTGGCCGAGATCTGCGAACCACTGAAGATCGACCTCGCCAAGATGCACGAGGAAATCGGCGGTGGTTTCCTCGAAGCCTGCATCGCGGCGGGCACGGGGCTGGAACCTGCCGACCAGCTCGTCCTCCTGAAAAACTTCGTACGCGCACTCGCACAGCGCCAGGGCAAATGCGTCACCTTCATGCCGCGCTGGACGGAGACTGCCGACAGCCAGTCGATCCACCTTCATGTCAGCCTCATCGACGGGGAGGGCCGGAAGGTCTTCCATGATCCCGCCGGCAAGAACGGCATGTCGCAAACCTTCCGGCACTTCATCGGCGGTCTGCAACGCTACATCGGCGACATGACGCTGATCTTCCAGCCGACGGTGAATTCCTACCGCCGCTTTGCGCCCGGTACCTTCGCGCCGCCCGGCCTGACCTGGGGTTTCGAGAACCGCACGACCTGCTTCCGCGTCGTCGGGCACGATGCGGGGTCGCTGCGCGTCGAAAATCGGTTGCCCGGCGCCGACACCAATCCCTATCTGACGGTCGCCGCGACCGTCGCGGCCGGTGTTGCCGGCATCATGGAGGGCATCGAGCCCGAGCCCGAAGTGATCGGCAACGGCTATGTGCAGGCGGGTGAGGGACCTGATTTCGCCCGTTCGATGCCCGAGGCAATCGGCCGGCTTCGGACCTCTGCTTTTGCCAAAGACTGGCTTGGCGAGCGCTTCGTCGAAGCCTTTGCCGCCAGCCGCCAGAGCCAGCATGACGAATTCTGCAAGAAAGTACCCGATGTAGAACTGCAACGCTTCTTTGACCTGGGGTAG
- a CDS encoding flavin reductase family protein — MKPELRMQFLEGMSRAATFVAVVTTDGEAGRFGVTISSLTSVSADGDHPSLLACLHHMSPVATAILKNRAFCANLLHEDQHPVSDLFAGRLSAGEHAERFERTPWSSGKLGQPALEGATASFQCQVATSVFWETHHIIIGRVMDVRLSENPASLLYGHRAYHRAVQLS; from the coding sequence ATGAAACCAGAGCTTCGCATGCAATTCCTCGAAGGCATGAGCCGTGCGGCGACGTTCGTCGCGGTGGTGACGACGGATGGCGAAGCGGGGCGCTTCGGCGTGACGATCAGCTCGCTCACCTCGGTTTCCGCCGATGGCGACCATCCCTCGCTGCTCGCGTGCTTACACCACATGAGCCCGGTCGCCACGGCGATCCTGAAAAACCGCGCCTTCTGCGCCAATCTCCTGCATGAGGACCAGCATCCGGTGTCCGATCTCTTCGCCGGCCGGCTTTCGGCGGGCGAACATGCGGAGCGCTTCGAGCGCACGCCCTGGTCATCAGGAAAACTCGGGCAACCCGCACTGGAAGGCGCGACGGCTAGCTTCCAATGCCAGGTCGCAACCTCCGTGTTTTGGGAAACGCATCACATCATCATCGGGCGTGTCATGGACGTCCGCTTGTCGGAAAACCCGGCCTCTCTGCTCTACGGCCACCGCGCCTATCACCGGGCCGTTCAACTGTCGTAG
- a CDS encoding APC family permease, translating to MTDVTIAGANQLRRNSLGLIAVTFMVISAAAPLTGVAGAVPISFLLGNGTGIPATFLLMTLIMLAFSAGYVAMSRHVTNAGAFYAYAARGLGGRMAGAVAIIALVAYNAMQFGLIGLLGGIASGVFSGFGIDLPWYLWSLIAIALVGILGYRQVDLSAKVMIVLVVLEYLIVLLVDFAILAKGGAGGLSFNFFDTTAMFSGSLTAAVLFCLGSFIGFEATTIYAEEARDPERTIPRATYLSVLMIGLFFVFTTWLMIVGVGADKLVSTIGALPDPTSFFFDLAGTYVGGPVPAIAGLLLVSSLFAAISAFHNYIARYSYVAGREGLLPSAFGRTHDAHQSPHVGSVMQTVMALAVLAVFAGLGLDPVLNMFTWISQVGTLGVLGMMTITSLSVIVFFRKTPGAHPPLTTLVLPAVSGLIMAALFVYIFINFGDLTQTAGGTLGIILPALIPVAGLIGFAMASRLKATNPAAYARMGQNRAG from the coding sequence ATGACTGACGTGACAATCGCGGGGGCGAACCAACTCCGCAGAAATTCGCTGGGCCTGATCGCGGTGACCTTCATGGTGATCTCGGCCGCAGCACCGCTTACGGGCGTTGCCGGCGCCGTGCCGATTTCCTTCCTGCTCGGAAACGGCACCGGCATTCCGGCAACGTTTCTGTTGATGACGCTGATCATGCTGGCTTTTTCGGCTGGTTACGTGGCGATGTCGCGCCACGTAACCAATGCCGGCGCCTTCTACGCCTATGCGGCACGCGGCCTCGGCGGGCGCATGGCCGGCGCCGTCGCCATCATCGCGCTGGTGGCCTATAACGCCATGCAGTTCGGCCTGATCGGCCTGCTGGGCGGCATTGCAAGCGGCGTCTTCTCCGGCTTCGGCATCGACCTGCCATGGTACCTGTGGAGCCTCATCGCCATCGCCCTCGTCGGTATCCTGGGCTACCGTCAGGTCGATCTCTCCGCCAAGGTCATGATCGTGCTGGTCGTGCTCGAATATCTGATCGTGCTGCTGGTCGATTTCGCCATTCTGGCAAAGGGTGGGGCAGGTGGCCTCTCCTTCAATTTCTTCGACACGACAGCCATGTTCTCCGGTTCGCTCACCGCCGCCGTGCTGTTCTGCCTCGGCTCGTTCATCGGCTTCGAGGCGACGACAATCTATGCCGAGGAGGCGCGCGATCCGGAAAGGACCATTCCGCGTGCAACCTATCTGTCCGTGCTGATGATCGGCCTGTTCTTCGTCTTCACGACGTGGCTGATGATCGTCGGCGTCGGCGCCGACAAGCTCGTGTCGACGATTGGCGCGCTACCCGACCCGACATCGTTCTTCTTCGATCTTGCCGGCACCTATGTTGGCGGGCCGGTTCCGGCCATTGCCGGCCTGCTGCTCGTCTCGAGCCTGTTTGCCGCGATCAGCGCCTTCCACAACTACATCGCCCGCTACAGCTACGTGGCTGGCCGCGAAGGCTTGCTGCCATCCGCCTTCGGCCGCACCCACGATGCGCACCAGAGCCCGCATGTCGGGTCCGTCATGCAGACGGTGATGGCGCTTGCCGTGCTCGCGGTCTTCGCCGGCCTCGGCCTCGATCCGGTGCTCAACATGTTCACCTGGATCAGCCAGGTCGGCACGCTCGGCGTGCTCGGCATGATGACCATCACGTCGCTCTCCGTCATCGTCTTCTTCCGCAAGACGCCCGGCGCACATCCACCCCTGACGACGCTCGTCCTGCCGGCCGTGTCGGGCCTCATCATGGCGGCGTTGTTCGTCTATATCTTCATCAACTTCGGCGACCTCACCCAGACGGCTGGCGGCACGCTCGGCATCATCCTGCCGGCGCTGATCCCGGTTGCCGGCCTTATCGGTTTCGCGATGGCAAGCAGGCTCAAGGCCACGAACCCGGCTGCCTATGCCCGCATGGGACAGAACCGCGCCGGCTAG
- a CDS encoding sugar phosphate isomerase/epimerase family protein, producing the protein MFSNGVKGIGISAHKRAHDLSDFGAELDMIEALGVDSIEIPTFDLDVVVGGRVRRPQLARLLDACRGRGVLYSVHGPLAINFMDEAWRLPRHFEVLEASLEVAAEIGAEHYVMHSGLAPRQQAAGTEAAYDRQREALSRAGDMARQHGLILCVETLFADYKGDGYASSPRRLAKELAAIAHRHVMATIDFSHSYLKLDFDGDRDRFVDEIATLAPYAKHLHVHDSFGRQDDIWMYTEGERLAYGHGDLHLPVGWGDIPWQALMAECRFPEGTLFNIELNERYWYAATECVDATRVLAHSAQTAQAPIAA; encoded by the coding sequence ATGTTTTCCAATGGCGTCAAAGGCATCGGTATTTCCGCGCACAAGAGGGCGCATGATCTTTCGGACTTCGGGGCGGAACTCGACATGATCGAAGCGCTTGGCGTGGACTCGATCGAGATTCCCACCTTCGACCTCGATGTCGTCGTCGGCGGGCGGGTCCGTCGCCCCCAACTCGCCCGGCTGCTCGACGCATGCCGCGGCCGCGGGGTGCTCTATTCGGTGCATGGCCCGCTCGCCATCAACTTCATGGACGAAGCCTGGCGTCTGCCCCGCCATTTCGAGGTGCTGGAAGCATCGCTGGAAGTCGCCGCGGAAATCGGCGCGGAGCACTACGTCATGCATTCCGGGCTGGCACCGCGCCAGCAGGCCGCGGGCACGGAAGCTGCCTACGACCGGCAGCGCGAAGCGCTTTCGCGGGCTGGGGATATGGCGCGGCAACACGGCCTGATCCTGTGCGTGGAAACGCTGTTTGCCGACTACAAGGGAGATGGCTACGCCTCGTCGCCGCGGCGCCTGGCGAAAGAACTTGCCGCCATTGCGCATCGGCACGTCATGGCAACCATCGATTTCAGCCACTCCTATCTCAAGCTCGACTTCGACGGTGACCGGGATCGTTTCGTGGATGAGATCGCCACCTTGGCGCCCTATGCCAAGCACCTGCATGTCCATGACAGCTTTGGCCGTCAGGACGACATATGGATGTATACCGAAGGCGAACGCCTGGCCTACGGCCATGGCGATCTCCACCTGCCGGTCGGGTGGGGCGACATTCCCTGGCAGGCGCTGATGGCCGAATGCAGGTTCCCCGAAGGCACCCTGTTCAACATCGAGCTCAATGAGCGCTACTGGTATGCGGCGACGGAATGTGTGGACGCAACGCGCGTTCTGGCGCATTCGGCGCAAACCGCGCAAGCCCCCATCGCGGCCTGA
- a CDS encoding extracellular solute-binding protein, whose product MTHVSRRILMKGTMAAAGLALAAPFVSRTGFAAGSSGSVNIFAWAGYISDEMLAAFEKDTGIKPVYTPYGTNDELLNQMRASNGSGYDVIWPAVDRVPNYVEFGLIQPIDEKKVLWDRVLASALKGSETLGAVIDGKRYQVPTDWGTEAITFDKNTTPLEYGTASYGDIWKPEMAGKATVRGHSGLVGLGLWLETQGKLPKPMRDSFKDEATMRTNYDAILAEAIKNKGNIAQFWSNENEAQGAFRANGVTIGQTWDSSAAGLAKEGLPVGFVAPKEGALTWMEGVSIPVGAANVEQAYAFLNWVLTPEAGALYANHTSINTTAVGAEKFLSEASQKFFAAAYPGDALEKLWWWPVQENWFVALRNEYQDKFLSA is encoded by the coding sequence ATGACCCACGTTAGTCGACGCATCCTGATGAAGGGCACCATGGCGGCTGCCGGACTTGCCTTGGCAGCACCGTTTGTCTCCCGCACGGGATTTGCCGCCGGTTCGTCCGGCTCGGTCAACATCTTCGCCTGGGCCGGCTACATTTCCGACGAGATGCTGGCTGCGTTCGAGAAGGACACGGGCATCAAGCCGGTCTACACGCCCTATGGCACCAACGACGAATTGCTCAACCAGATGCGCGCGAGCAACGGCTCGGGCTATGACGTCATCTGGCCGGCCGTCGACCGCGTGCCGAACTATGTCGAATTCGGCCTCATCCAGCCGATCGACGAAAAGAAGGTGCTGTGGGATCGCGTGCTGGCAAGCGCCCTCAAAGGTTCGGAAACGCTGGGCGCTGTGATCGACGGAAAACGCTACCAGGTGCCGACCGACTGGGGCACGGAAGCAATCACCTTCGACAAGAACACCACGCCGCTGGAATACGGCACCGCCTCCTACGGCGATATCTGGAAGCCGGAAATGGCCGGCAAGGCAACCGTCCGTGGCCATTCCGGCCTCGTCGGTCTCGGCCTCTGGCTGGAGACACAGGGCAAGCTGCCGAAGCCGATGCGCGACAGCTTCAAGGACGAAGCGACGATGCGGACGAACTACGACGCCATCCTCGCCGAAGCCATCAAGAACAAGGGCAACATCGCGCAGTTCTGGTCGAATGAAAACGAAGCGCAGGGTGCTTTCCGCGCGAACGGCGTGACGATCGGCCAGACCTGGGATTCGTCCGCTGCCGGCCTCGCCAAGGAAGGCCTGCCGGTTGGCTTCGTGGCCCCGAAGGAAGGTGCGCTGACCTGGATGGAGGGTGTTTCCATTCCCGTTGGCGCCGCCAATGTCGAACAGGCCTATGCCTTCCTGAACTGGGTGCTGACGCCGGAAGCCGGCGCGCTTTATGCTAACCACACCTCGATCAACACGACGGCGGTCGGCGCGGAAAAGTTCCTTTCCGAAGCGTCGCAGAAGTTCTTCGCCGCCGCCTATCCGGGCGACGCGCTCGAAAAGCTGTGGTGGTGGCCGGTTCAGGAAAACTGGTTCGTCGCCCTGCGCAACGAGTACCAGGACAAGTTCCTCTCGGCTTAA
- a CDS encoding ABC transporter ATP-binding protein: MSRSVELIDVEMTFGKARAVEKLSVAIEGGEFFSILGPSGCGKTTILRLIAGFIQPTGGRILIGGRDMVGIGADQRPTSMIFQSLALFPLMPVWENIAFGLEVRGVRKAERKKRAEELLELIALPGYGERMVHELSGGQKQRVAIARALAVEPQVLLLDEPLSALDLKLRQHMRAELRSLQKRTGVTFIYITHDQSEALAMSDRVAVMSAGVLQQVAPPLELYTNPATSFVARFVGETNEFPGRVERLADGMAAIETAHGLFTGRSSAGLKVGDQAVVYVRPEAISLSAGADANGLHAVAEQLEFEGATAMLHAKTDDGYRLAAALPHHRLAEAPTAGTNVRLSFAASQALVLAHA; encoded by the coding sequence ATGTCCCGTTCTGTCGAACTGATCGATGTCGAAATGACCTTCGGCAAGGCCCGCGCGGTTGAGAAACTCTCCGTTGCCATAGAGGGCGGCGAGTTCTTTTCGATCCTTGGCCCTTCCGGCTGCGGCAAGACGACCATCCTGCGACTGATCGCCGGATTCATACAGCCGACGGGCGGCCGGATCCTGATCGGCGGGCGCGACATGGTCGGCATCGGCGCCGACCAGCGGCCGACCTCGATGATCTTCCAGTCGCTGGCGCTCTTTCCCCTTATGCCGGTGTGGGAGAACATCGCTTTCGGGCTGGAAGTTCGTGGTGTCCGCAAGGCCGAACGGAAAAAGCGTGCCGAGGAGCTGCTCGAACTCATTGCCCTGCCCGGCTATGGCGAGCGCATGGTGCATGAACTCTCGGGTGGGCAGAAGCAGCGCGTCGCAATCGCCCGCGCGCTGGCTGTCGAGCCCCAGGTGCTGCTGCTCGACGAGCCGCTCTCGGCGCTCGATCTGAAGCTGCGCCAGCACATGCGCGCAGAGTTGCGCAGCCTGCAGAAGCGCACCGGCGTCACTTTCATCTATATTACCCACGACCAGTCCGAGGCGCTTGCCATGTCGGATCGTGTCGCCGTGATGAGCGCCGGCGTCTTGCAGCAGGTCGCGCCGCCGCTCGAACTCTACACCAATCCGGCGACGTCCTTCGTCGCGCGGTTCGTTGGGGAAACCAATGAGTTCCCCGGCCGCGTTGAGCGCCTCGCCGATGGCATGGCCGCAATCGAGACCGCCCATGGCCTATTCACGGGGCGGAGCAGCGCTGGACTCAAGGTCGGCGACCAGGCGGTTGTCTACGTTCGGCCCGAAGCGATCTCGCTTTCGGCGGGAGCCGATGCCAATGGCCTGCACGCCGTTGCCGAGCAGCTCGAATTCGAAGGTGCAACCGCCATGCTGCACGCCAAGACCGATGACGGATACCGGCTGGCGGCGGCATTGCCGCACCATCGGCTTGCCGAGGCACCGACGGCCGGAACGAATGTGCGGCTGTCCTTTGCCGCTTCGCAGGCGCTGGTCCTGGCCCATGCATAG
- a CDS encoding ABC transporter permease yields the protein MHSLFQRFGVGLGSVILICVATWLLGMVLAPNLMMLDFSLRPNLMPAQIGGPDDRYTLVNFTALFSDPVHRGIFFKTIWASALVMAATFVVTYPMAYWLAKVAQRKAVAFVTVALIIPFWINEVLRTLACYILLAFNGPLNVVLTSLGVIDAPVRWFGDVGVLAGMVYAYILFMLFPVCNSISTLDSAQIEAARNLGASTIQIHRRIVIPHAKAGIATGCVFTFMLAAGSYVAPALLGAPGSRWFTEIIYNWFFEGGNWNRGAAYALVLLALCMAVVMAALRIFRVNLADVAK from the coding sequence ATGCATAGCCTGTTTCAGCGATTTGGCGTTGGCCTCGGCAGCGTGATTCTGATCTGTGTCGCAACCTGGTTGCTGGGCATGGTTCTGGCGCCCAACCTGATGATGCTGGATTTCTCGTTGCGGCCTAACCTGATGCCGGCGCAGATCGGCGGCCCGGACGATCGCTACACGCTGGTCAACTTTACCGCGCTTTTCTCCGATCCAGTCCACAGGGGCATCTTCTTCAAGACCATCTGGGCAAGCGCGCTCGTCATGGCGGCGACCTTCGTCGTCACCTATCCCATGGCTTACTGGCTGGCCAAGGTCGCCCAGCGCAAGGCCGTCGCCTTCGTGACGGTCGCGCTGATTATCCCGTTCTGGATCAACGAGGTGCTGCGAACACTGGCCTGTTACATCCTCCTCGCCTTTAACGGGCCGCTCAACGTCGTGCTCACGTCGCTCGGCGTGATCGACGCGCCGGTGCGCTGGTTCGGCGATGTCGGGGTGCTGGCGGGCATGGTCTATGCCTACATTCTGTTCATGCTCTTCCCGGTCTGCAATTCCATCAGCACGCTGGATTCGGCGCAGATAGAGGCGGCCCGCAATCTTGGCGCCTCGACAATCCAGATCCATCGCAGAATCGTCATCCCGCATGCCAAGGCGGGCATCGCAACAGGCTGCGTCTTCACCTTCATGCTGGCGGCCGGAAGCTACGTGGCGCCGGCGCTTCTCGGCGCGCCGGGCAGCCGCTGGTTCACGGAGATCATCTACAACTGGTTCTTCGAAGGCGGCAATTGGAACCGTGGTGCTGCCTATGCGCTGGTTCTTCTCGCGCTGTGCATGGCTGTCGTGATGGCCGCGCTCAGGATTTTCCGGGTCAATCTCGCGGATGTGGCAAAATGA
- a CDS encoding ABC transporter permease, producing the protein MVLFFAYLFLPLLVMAAATFNTSKFPTVTPWLGTTLDWFSALWADSAMWQALRLSILISLGVIAISLPVGTAAALFLNSLQDRSRSLFYAVMVSPLLTPGVAIGIATLVLWRQVGVGGGTALIILAQSSFISAYVMLMVAARMQRFDRTLEDAAVDLGASRIVVFRRILLPYLKPSLLAATCIAFLQSFENYNTTLFVRGTETPLTVYIATKVRTGLTPAVNALGLVLIAATVLAAVAYELARRRQSSASRA; encoded by the coding sequence ATGGTGCTGTTCTTCGCGTATCTGTTCCTGCCGCTGCTCGTGATGGCGGCGGCGACATTCAACACCAGCAAGTTCCCGACGGTCACGCCCTGGCTCGGAACGACGCTCGACTGGTTTTCGGCGCTGTGGGCGGATAGCGCCATGTGGCAGGCTCTCCGGCTGTCCATTCTCATCAGTCTGGGTGTGATTGCCATTTCCCTGCCCGTCGGAACCGCGGCGGCCCTTTTCCTCAACAGCCTTCAGGACCGCTCGCGAAGCCTCTTCTATGCCGTGATGGTCTCGCCGCTCCTGACCCCTGGCGTTGCCATCGGCATCGCGACGCTGGTGCTCTGGCGCCAGGTCGGGGTCGGCGGTGGCACGGCGCTGATCATCCTCGCGCAGTCGAGTTTCATTTCCGCCTATGTGATGCTCATGGTCGCCGCCCGCATGCAGCGCTTTGACCGCACGCTGGAGGACGCCGCCGTGGATCTCGGCGCGTCCCGCATCGTGGTCTTTCGCCGCATATTGTTGCCCTATCTCAAGCCGTCGCTTCTGGCCGCGACCTGCATCGCCTTCCTGCAATCCTTCGAGAACTACAACACCACGCTTTTCGTGCGCGGCACCGAGACGCCCTTGACGGTCTACATCGCGACGAAGGTGCGCACCGGGCTGACACCCGCGGTCAACGCTCTCGGGCTCGTGCTCATCGCCGCGACGGTCCTCGCGGCCGTCGCCTATGAGCTTGCACGAAGACGGCAATCGAGCGCATCCCGGGCTTGA
- a CDS encoding LysR family transcriptional regulator — translation MRFDLADLRLFLAIVEAGSITHGAQAANLSVAAASERLRDMEASGGVQLLERGRRGVTPTRAGDTLAHHARLVLHQVGTMHVEMSEHARGLRSSIRILANTAAITEFLPERLAPWLAAHRQVDVDLAERPSRETIAAVARGAAAFGIVSDAVDTAPLATLPFAVDRLVVVLRRDHPLALQKQVAFSDMLGEDYVGFAGALQDHIDQQALRIGQKLHPRVRLRTFEGICRQVAAGVGFGIVPEVAARRCRRSLPIACVRLSDPWATRQLLLCFQETQPLDPAAQQLLTHLAAGG, via the coding sequence ATGCGCTTCGACCTTGCCGACCTGCGTCTCTTTCTGGCCATCGTGGAGGCCGGCAGCATCACGCATGGTGCCCAGGCGGCGAACCTGTCCGTGGCCGCGGCAAGTGAACGGCTGCGCGACATGGAGGCATCCGGTGGCGTGCAGCTTCTCGAACGCGGACGCCGCGGCGTGACGCCCACCCGTGCCGGTGACACGCTTGCGCATCATGCCCGCCTCGTCCTGCACCAGGTTGGCACCATGCATGTGGAAATGTCCGAACACGCTCGGGGCCTACGGTCGTCGATCCGCATCCTGGCCAATACGGCCGCCATCACCGAATTCCTGCCGGAGCGACTCGCACCGTGGCTTGCCGCCCACCGACAAGTCGATGTCGATCTTGCCGAGCGGCCGAGCCGCGAGACGATTGCCGCGGTCGCTCGCGGGGCGGCAGCGTTCGGCATCGTCTCCGACGCCGTTGATACGGCGCCACTTGCCACCCTGCCCTTTGCCGTGGACCGCCTCGTCGTCGTGCTGCGGCGGGACCATCCGCTGGCGCTGCAAAAACAGGTCGCCTTCTCTGACATGCTCGGCGAAGACTATGTCGGCTTCGCGGGTGCGTTGCAGGATCATATCGACCAGCAAGCTCTGCGTATTGGGCAAAAGCTTCACCCACGCGTGCGCCTGCGCACCTTCGAAGGGATCTGCCGGCAGGTGGCTGCGGGCGTCGGCTTCGGCATTGTTCCGGAGGTCGCCGCCCGGCGGTGCCGGCGCAGCCTGCCGATCGCTTGCGTGCGACTGAGCGATCCCTGGGCGACACGCCAACTTCTATTGTGTTTCCAGGAAACGCAACCGCTTGATCCGGCCGCCCAGCAACTCCTCACGCATCTGGCCGCAGGTGGATGA
- a CDS encoding sulfite exporter TauE/SafE family protein translates to MDQNDVVIIIATFLLAGIVKGVTGMGLPTVAMGVLGAVLSPLTAATLLLVPSFVTNVWQLLTGPRFKPLLWRLWPMMGAVIAGTLVGSTLLADGASARTTVALGLTLVAYAAYTLCAAPRRVPSFWQPVATPLVGLVTGLVTGATGVFVIPAVPYLQALDLEKDELVQALGLSFTVSTIALALALGFHGALPAENLVPSLLAVVPALIGMAVGQAIRQRISPSAFRRGFLVCLLLLGCEMALRPLFVG, encoded by the coding sequence ATGGATCAGAACGACGTCGTCATCATTATCGCAACTTTCCTTCTTGCCGGCATCGTCAAGGGCGTCACCGGCATGGGCCTGCCGACCGTCGCGATGGGCGTGCTGGGGGCGGTGCTGTCGCCGCTGACGGCGGCGACATTGCTGCTCGTGCCTTCCTTCGTCACCAATGTCTGGCAATTGCTGACCGGCCCCCGCTTCAAGCCGCTCTTATGGCGGCTATGGCCCATGATGGGCGCGGTGATTGCCGGCACCCTGGTCGGTTCGACGCTGCTTGCGGACGGTGCTTCCGCTCGCACCACGGTCGCGCTTGGCCTCACCCTCGTCGCCTATGCCGCCTATACGCTTTGCGCAGCTCCAAGGCGTGTGCCGTCGTTTTGGCAGCCCGTTGCAACGCCGCTGGTTGGCCTTGTGACGGGTCTGGTGACGGGCGCCACCGGCGTCTTCGTCATTCCAGCCGTGCCCTATCTTCAGGCACTCGACCTGGAAAAGGACGAACTGGTCCAGGCGCTTGGGCTGTCCTTTACCGTCTCCACCATCGCCCTTGCCCTGGCGCTCGGATTTCACGGTGCGCTGCCCGCCGAAAACCTGGTTCCCTCGCTTCTCGCCGTCGTCCCGGCTCTGATCGGCATGGCGGTCGGGCAGGCGATCCGCCAGCGGATCAGTCCATCGGCCTTCCGGCGTGGTTTCCTCGTCTGCCTGCTGCTGCTGGGATGTGAAATGGCGCTTCGGCCGCTCTTCGTCGGCTGA
- a CDS encoding TetR/AcrR family transcriptional regulator translates to MEQATIDSGWRGSHEAWLDAAYDALLESGVDSVKILPLAKRLNLSRTSFYWFFKDREELLSALIARWREKNTGNLVKLAGAYAESLAEAMLNVFDCWLNKELFDSQLEFAVRSWALQSPEIQAEVHAADQTRMDAIGRMFMRFGYDDGAADVRARTTYLVQIGYISMQSTEDLALRMKRIPEYIAIYTGQAPQQRELDRFFARHGYKPE, encoded by the coding sequence ATGGAACAAGCGACGATCGACAGCGGGTGGCGGGGCTCTCATGAGGCATGGCTGGACGCGGCCTACGACGCGCTGCTCGAATCCGGCGTGGATTCGGTCAAGATTCTGCCGCTCGCAAAGCGGCTCAATCTCTCCCGGACCAGTTTCTACTGGTTCTTTAAGGACCGGGAGGAACTGTTGAGTGCGCTGATTGCGCGCTGGCGGGAAAAGAACACCGGCAATCTTGTGAAGCTCGCCGGGGCCTATGCGGAATCGCTCGCCGAAGCGATGCTGAACGTCTTCGACTGCTGGCTGAACAAGGAGTTGTTCGACTCTCAGCTCGAATTCGCAGTCCGCAGCTGGGCGCTACAGTCGCCGGAAATCCAGGCAGAGGTCCATGCGGCCGACCAGACGAGAATGGACGCGATCGGCCGCATGTTCATGCGGTTCGGTTATGATGACGGGGCAGCGGACGTTCGCGCGCGAACGACCTACCTGGTGCAGATCGGATATATCTCCATGCAGTCTACGGAGGATCTCGCGCTCCGCATGAAGCGTATCCCGGAATATATCGCGATCTATACCGGCCAAGCTCCCCAGCAGCGAGAACTCGACCGCTTCTTTGCGCGGCACGGTTACAAACCGGAATGA